The following proteins are co-located in the Acidimicrobiales bacterium genome:
- the tuf gene encoding elongation factor Tu (EF-Tu; promotes GTP-dependent binding of aminoacyl-tRNA to the A-site of ribosomes during protein biosynthesis; when the tRNA anticodon matches the mRNA codon, GTP hydrolysis results; the inactive EF-Tu-GDP leaves the ribosome and release of GDP is promoted by elongation factor Ts; many prokaryotes have two copies of the gene encoding EF-Tu) yields EEGGRHKPFFSNYRPQFYFRTTDITGSIALPDGVEMCMPGDNTLMTVELINPIAMDEGLRFAIREGGRTVGAGRVTKILK; encoded by the coding sequence GGAGGAAGGCGGCCGTCACAAGCCGTTCTTCTCGAACTACCGGCCCCAGTTCTACTTCCGTACCACCGACATCACCGGCTCCATCGCCCTGCCCGACGGCGTCGAGATGTGCATGCCCGGCGACAACACCCTCATGACCGTTGAGCTCATCAACCCCATCGCCATGGACGAAGGCCTGCGCTTCGCCATCCGCGAAGGCGGCCGCACCGTCGGCGCCGGCCGGGTTACGAAGATCCTGAAGTGA
- the rpsJ gene encoding 30S ribosomal protein S10: MADKQKIRIRLKAYDHEVIDQSTKKIVETVLRTQATVRGPIPLPTEKHRFTVIRSPHKDKDSREHFEMRIHKRLLDILEPSPKTVDSLQRIELPAGVDIEIKIAQA; this comes from the coding sequence ATGGCTGACAAGCAGAAGATCCGCATCCGCCTGAAGGCGTACGACCACGAGGTCATCGACCAGTCGACGAAGAAGATCGTCGAGACGGTCCTGCGCACGCAGGCGACGGTGCGCGGCCCCATCCCGCTGCCCACCGAGAAGCACCGCTTCACGGTCATCCGCTCGCCGCACAAGGACAAGGACAGCCGGGAGCACTTCGAGATGCGCATCCACAAGCGCCTGCTCGACATCCTGGAGCCGTCCCCCAAGACCGTCGACTCGCTGCAGCGCATCGAGCTGCCCGCCGGCGTCGACATCGAGATCAAGATCGCCCAGGCCTAG